Proteins from a single region of Abyssalbus ytuae:
- a CDS encoding RagB/SusD family nutrient uptake outer membrane protein, whose product MKIINKYTLLSLLVLMVWGCTDNFEDINTNPHGISNESLTQMNNHIGGSFTPMFLNVFNASPAWNYQLQQGLIGDVYSGYMTPPTPFAGNVNNMTYSLVDGWNEFPWTDAYNFVMPFVLNIKNAVAISGDESGIKFVHLANIIRVQAMHRVSDIYGPIRYTKFDDFSTTGEYDPQETAYNAFFEELGAAINGLKEFESDAQFVPFDMSSLKGDIALWRKYANSLRLRLAMRIVKVNPALAQEQAELALLSDAGFLESTDMIISTGFVNPISVISDSWGDIRMSAEMESILKGFNDGRMEKFFKPSEDPALAGEYKGIRMGIEIEAKGQYLGHSELGSVIEGEKIQWMAAAEVWFLRAEAALRGWNGAGNAQANYEEGVRASFSQYEVSGVDAYLSDSTSTPNDFVDALNADNDYAYPSEVKIAYNPLGTNEEQLEQIITQKWIAMFPDGQEAWSEFRRTGYPRVFPVVINNSGGTIDTEVQIRRINFVMPEKNTNSENVAEAVGFLDGPDTGGTRLWWDEPGGNF is encoded by the coding sequence ATGAAAATAATAAATAAATATACTTTGCTATCCCTGTTAGTCTTAATGGTATGGGGGTGTACCGATAATTTTGAAGATATTAATACAAACCCTCATGGCATATCAAATGAGAGTTTAACACAAATGAATAATCATATAGGAGGTTCTTTTACCCCTATGTTTTTAAATGTTTTTAATGCAAGTCCTGCCTGGAATTATCAGTTGCAACAAGGGTTAATCGGTGATGTATATTCAGGATATATGACACCACCCACTCCTTTTGCAGGTAACGTAAATAATATGACATATTCATTGGTTGATGGGTGGAATGAATTTCCATGGACAGATGCATATAATTTTGTAATGCCCTTTGTATTAAATATAAAAAATGCAGTTGCAATAAGCGGTGATGAGTCAGGAATTAAGTTTGTTCACCTGGCAAATATTATAAGAGTACAGGCTATGCACAGAGTATCAGATATATACGGGCCTATACGTTATACCAAATTTGATGATTTTTCTACCACAGGTGAGTACGATCCACAGGAAACAGCCTACAATGCTTTTTTTGAAGAGTTGGGGGCAGCTATTAATGGTTTAAAAGAATTTGAAAGCGATGCCCAATTTGTTCCCTTTGATATGTCAAGTTTAAAAGGAGACATAGCCCTATGGCGAAAATATGCAAACTCTCTTCGGTTAAGATTAGCTATGAGAATAGTAAAAGTCAATCCCGCACTGGCACAAGAACAGGCAGAACTTGCCCTGTTAAGTGATGCGGGGTTTCTTGAAAGTACCGATATGATTATAAGTACCGGCTTTGTTAACCCAATATCAGTTATAAGCGATTCTTGGGGAGATATAAGAATGAGTGCTGAAATGGAATCAATATTAAAAGGTTTTAATGATGGTAGAATGGAGAAATTCTTTAAACCATCTGAAGATCCGGCTTTAGCAGGAGAATACAAAGGAATAAGAATGGGAATAGAAATTGAAGCAAAAGGTCAGTATTTGGGGCATTCCGAATTAGGTAGCGTAATTGAAGGAGAAAAAATACAATGGATGGCAGCCGCCGAAGTTTGGTTTTTAAGAGCAGAAGCAGCTTTAAGAGGATGGAATGGAGCAGGAAATGCCCAAGCCAATTATGAAGAAGGCGTAAGAGCTTCTTTTTCACAATATGAAGTTAGTGGAGTCGATGCTTACTTATCCGATTCAACAAGCACACCAAATGATTTTGTAGATGCTCTGAATGCCGATAATGATTATGCATATCCTTCAGAAGTGAAAATAGCATACAATCCTTTAGGCACCAATGAAGAGCAATTAGAACAAATCATTACCCAAAAATGGATAGCCATGTTTCCCGATGGTCAGGAAGCATGGAGTGAATTCCGGCGAACAGGCTACCCCAGAGTATTTCCGGTTGTTATTAATAATAGTGGAGGAACTATTGATACCGAAGTACAGATAAGAAGAATAAATTTTGTCATGCCGGAAAAAAATACCAATAGTGAAAATGTTGCCGAAGCAGTTGGATTTTTAGACGGGCCAGACACCGGGGGTACGCGATTATGGTGGGATGAGCCCGGAGGAAATTTTTAA
- the nagB gene encoding glucosamine-6-phosphate deaminase, whose translation MPRLIEHKPVGKFENTKFEKIHNEVFSNSETASKLVAEEIASLIKQKQEKSETCVLGLATGSSPIKVYEELVNMHRKGELSFRNVITFNLDEYLPMEPEQQQSYHYFMNQHLFDHVDINPENIHIPDGTIPVEDIDQYCIDYEIKIKEAGGLDFQLLGIGRTGHIGFNEPGSHPNSGTRMINLNHVTRVDAASDFNGLENVPKKAVTMGISTIMKAKRVILLAWGHKKASVVKNTIEGSITSNIPASFLQNHSNATIILDSEAASELTRIKTPWLVDQCIWTEHLKLRAATWLSLKVNKPVLKLTDTDYNDHGMSALLALEGSSYDLNIKMFNKLQHTITGWPGGKPNADDSNRPERALPAKKRVLIFSPHPDDDVISMGGTFLRLIDQGHEVYVAYQTSGNIAVTDDEALKFAEVANNFTAEKNAEFEKVIKFLRAKRKGDIDIPEVRKIKGLIRRMESLGATEYFGLSSENVFFLNLPFYETGKIKKNPLGKKDIRITEDLIRKIQPHQIYAAGDLADPHGTHKVCLDAVFGAVQNLKNEPFMEDCWLWLYRGAWQEWDISEIEMAVPLSPHEVTKKTNAILYHQSQKDRVMFQGEDSREFWLRARERNRNTAGLYDNLGLADYEAIEGFKRYHF comes from the coding sequence ATGCCCCGGCTTATAGAACATAAGCCGGTTGGTAAATTTGAAAATACCAAGTTTGAAAAAATTCATAATGAAGTTTTTTCCAATTCTGAAACGGCCTCAAAACTCGTTGCCGAAGAAATAGCTTCATTAATTAAACAAAAACAGGAAAAAAGCGAAACGTGTGTGCTGGGGCTGGCCACCGGTTCTTCACCCATAAAAGTGTATGAAGAACTCGTAAACATGCACCGCAAAGGAGAATTAAGTTTTCGTAACGTAATCACCTTTAACCTGGATGAGTATTTACCGATGGAGCCCGAACAGCAACAAAGCTATCATTATTTTATGAACCAGCATTTGTTTGATCATGTAGACATCAATCCGGAAAATATTCATATACCTGACGGAACAATTCCGGTGGAAGATATAGATCAGTATTGTATTGATTATGAAATTAAAATAAAAGAAGCAGGCGGATTGGATTTTCAGTTGCTGGGCATAGGCAGAACAGGCCATATTGGTTTTAATGAACCCGGATCTCATCCTAATTCCGGTACCCGTATGATTAATTTAAACCATGTTACCCGGGTGGATGCTGCATCCGACTTTAACGGGCTTGAAAACGTGCCTAAAAAAGCCGTAACTATGGGTATAAGTACTATCATGAAAGCAAAAAGAGTGATATTACTGGCCTGGGGGCATAAAAAGGCATCAGTGGTAAAAAATACTATTGAAGGTAGTATAACTTCCAATATTCCCGCATCTTTTTTGCAAAATCACAGCAATGCAACAATAATTCTTGACAGCGAAGCAGCTTCGGAACTTACAAGAATTAAAACACCATGGCTGGTAGACCAATGTATCTGGACTGAACATTTAAAATTAAGGGCCGCAACCTGGTTAAGTTTAAAAGTCAATAAACCTGTGTTAAAATTAACCGATACCGATTATAACGACCATGGAATGTCTGCCTTACTCGCATTAGAAGGTTCTTCATATGACCTGAACATTAAAATGTTTAATAAACTCCAGCATACCATAACAGGCTGGCCGGGAGGAAAACCCAATGCCGATGATTCCAATCGTCCTGAAAGAGCATTGCCAGCCAAAAAAAGAGTCCTTATTTTTAGTCCGCACCCCGATGACGACGTTATTTCTATGGGAGGCACTTTTCTCAGGCTTATAGACCAGGGACATGAAGTGTATGTTGCATATCAAACTTCAGGAAATATTGCAGTTACCGATGATGAAGCACTCAAATTTGCCGAAGTGGCCAATAACTTTACAGCAGAAAAAAATGCAGAATTTGAAAAGGTCATCAAATTTTTAAGAGCAAAAAGAAAAGGTGACATTGATATTCCCGAGGTTAGAAAAATTAAAGGCTTAATACGCAGGATGGAATCCTTGGGAGCTACCGAATATTTTGGTTTGTCATCAGAAAATGTATTCTTTTTGAATCTTCCGTTTTACGAAACAGGAAAAATAAAAAAGAACCCCCTGGGGAAAAAAGATATCCGGATAACAGAAGATTTAATCAGAAAAATTCAACCTCACCAAATATATGCGGCTGGCGACCTGGCCGATCCTCATGGAACACATAAGGTTTGCCTGGATGCAGTATTCGGAGCCGTGCAAAACCTTAAAAATGAACCCTTTATGGAAGATTGTTGGCTGTGGCTTTACAGGGGAGCGTGGCAGGAATGGGACATTTCCGAAATTGAAATGGCAGTTCCGTTAAGCCCCCACGAAGTAACCAAAAAAACAAATGCCATTCTTTATCATCAATCCCAAAAAGACCGTGTAATGTTTCAGGGGGAAGATTCAAGGGAATTTTGGCTCAGGGCGCGTGAGAGAAACAGAAATACAGCAGGATTATACGATAACCTGGGCCTGGCCGATTATGAAGCCATAGAAGGGTTTAAAAGATATCATTTTTAA
- a CDS encoding N-acetylglucosamine kinase, which yields MILIADSGSTKCDWVLVENDGTQICEAQSTGLNPLILNENELEETILKIDLLIEKKTLVDKIYFYGAGCGEIEAKNRIRKVLTNIFKYAGVTVEEDTFAAVRACTNQPAVVCILGTGSNCSFFNGTGIIQKIPALGYLLADEGSGNYFGKRLLKDFYEKTMPENLTRKFKKEYPQNLNTVLEELYGNKYPNKYLADYALFLFKNRGDDYVENLLHEGIEKYVFTFLHKYHEEASIYPIHFVGSVAYHAQDIIIKIVRELGYEIRSFVKKPINGMVVNIVNEKREQVNQ from the coding sequence ATGATTTTAATTGCAGACAGCGGTTCAACCAAATGCGATTGGGTTCTTGTAGAAAATGACGGTACCCAAATATGCGAGGCACAATCTACAGGCCTTAACCCGCTTATACTAAATGAAAATGAGCTAGAAGAGACCATTTTAAAGATTGATTTACTCATTGAAAAAAAGACTTTAGTAGACAAAATATACTTTTACGGCGCCGGTTGTGGAGAAATAGAAGCCAAAAACCGTATCCGTAAGGTTTTAACCAACATATTTAAATATGCCGGTGTAACTGTTGAAGAAGATACATTTGCAGCAGTCAGGGCCTGTACCAATCAACCGGCTGTGGTATGTATTCTTGGTACAGGATCTAATTGTTCTTTTTTTAACGGAACAGGAATAATACAAAAAATACCGGCCTTAGGATACCTTTTAGCTGATGAAGGCAGCGGTAACTATTTTGGAAAAAGACTTCTTAAAGATTTCTACGAAAAAACAATGCCGGAAAATTTAACGAGAAAGTTTAAAAAAGAATACCCGCAAAATCTAAATACGGTTTTAGAAGAATTGTATGGCAACAAATATCCCAATAAATATTTAGCCGATTATGCCCTTTTTTTATTTAAGAACAGGGGAGATGATTACGTAGAAAACCTGTTACATGAAGGAATTGAAAAATATGTTTTTACCTTTTTGCATAAATACCATGAAGAAGCCTCCATATACCCCATACACTTTGTAGGGTCGGTAGCATACCATGCGCAGGATATAATTATAAAAATTGTGAGAGAGCTGGGATACGAAATAAGAAGTTTTGTAAAAAAACCAATAAATGGTATGGTTGTAAATATAGTTAATGAAAAAAGGGAACAAGTAAATCAATAA
- a CDS encoding family 20 glycosylhydrolase translates to MKLKIVLIIFILMSCKKHDTSSTKPEISQINVLPKPQNIEIGEGYFYFNNQTSFVVKDESAQKILDFFSEKIKITSGYTLKPATTNNHDNIIELITDNNLSFGEEEYNLSVTSHKITIKAKTGQGLFYGMQTLFQVIPLYSSAFTKDNTYKIPAVTIQDAPQLKWRGFHLDVSRHFFSTGFIKKQLDILSIFKINKFHWHLTDDQGWRIEIKKYPELVSTGSVRKENDGSLYKGHYTQEEIKEVVNYAKERYIDVIPEFDVPGHVMAVLAAYPELSCESRKYEVRNLWGVESAILCPGKETTYEFIDNVVKELSQLFPYQYFHMGGDEVPKVQWENSAQCQNLKNKKGLKNNEELQGYFMKRVEKILAKYNKKMIGWDEVMDGGVTRATTIMSWQGEEAGIKAANNGHDVIMTPSKYVYLNFYQGDYKAEPLAFGGYITLKDAYTYNPVPHTIKEENRKHILGLQGNMWSEYTYKGKTIEYLLYPRILALAETGWTKTQNKNFNDFLNRLTHIYPILDKYNVNYHIPLPEGPTANRIVFTDSVKVSFTTTRPVKMVYTTDGTTPAATAKVYKDTLIFHKDTNLKIASVLETGKMSKVRNIQLVKESYLNPVETPQLQNGLKMRTLKGYYKNIADVDTIRSVKTSYIKKIEDVNTAYHWGHEVNTENFKAVFLDGYIKIPQDGIYYFSSTVDKLWIGNKLIINYKDTLKKHPKENSVALKKGIHKLKIIYLNNLGKGWATDWNPVEIKYRKSTEKEYKLVNEHMIFINKDH, encoded by the coding sequence ATGAAGTTAAAAATAGTACTCATAATATTCATTCTTATGTCATGTAAAAAACATGATACTTCTTCAACAAAACCGGAAATTTCACAAATCAATGTACTTCCAAAACCACAAAACATTGAAATAGGAGAAGGGTATTTCTATTTTAACAACCAAACCTCATTTGTTGTAAAAGATGAATCAGCACAAAAGATCCTTGATTTTTTTAGCGAAAAAATAAAAATCACTTCCGGTTATACTTTAAAACCTGCTACCACAAACAATCACGACAACATAATAGAATTAATAACAGATAATAATTTATCATTCGGGGAAGAAGAATATAACCTCTCAGTAACATCTCATAAAATAACTATAAAAGCAAAAACCGGTCAGGGGCTTTTTTACGGAATGCAAACCCTCTTTCAGGTCATTCCCCTATATTCTTCAGCCTTTACAAAAGATAACACCTATAAAATTCCGGCAGTAACAATTCAGGATGCCCCCCAATTAAAATGGAGAGGATTTCATCTCGACGTATCACGGCACTTTTTTTCAACCGGTTTTATAAAAAAGCAACTGGATATTCTATCAATCTTCAAAATAAATAAATTTCACTGGCATCTTACAGACGACCAGGGATGGAGAATAGAAATAAAAAAATACCCGGAACTAGTTTCCACAGGCTCAGTCCGAAAAGAAAATGACGGCTCCCTCTACAAAGGGCATTACACACAAGAGGAAATAAAAGAAGTAGTAAACTATGCAAAAGAAAGATATATAGATGTTATACCCGAATTTGATGTGCCGGGCCATGTAATGGCAGTACTCGCAGCATATCCCGAACTTTCCTGCGAATCCCGAAAATACGAAGTAAGAAACCTGTGGGGGGTAGAATCCGCAATTCTATGCCCTGGAAAAGAAACCACTTATGAATTTATTGATAATGTAGTAAAAGAACTTTCACAACTTTTTCCCTACCAATATTTTCATATGGGAGGAGATGAAGTGCCCAAAGTACAATGGGAAAACTCGGCCCAATGCCAAAACCTGAAAAATAAAAAAGGATTAAAAAACAATGAAGAGTTGCAAGGCTATTTTATGAAAAGGGTTGAAAAAATACTCGCCAAATACAATAAAAAAATGATTGGCTGGGATGAGGTAATGGACGGAGGAGTAACCCGGGCAACCACCATTATGTCATGGCAGGGAGAAGAAGCAGGAATTAAAGCAGCAAATAATGGACACGATGTAATAATGACCCCCTCAAAATACGTATACTTAAACTTTTACCAGGGCGATTACAAAGCAGAGCCTCTGGCATTTGGAGGCTATATAACTCTTAAAGATGCTTACACATATAACCCGGTGCCTCACACTATTAAAGAAGAAAACAGAAAACATATTTTAGGCCTGCAGGGAAATATGTGGAGTGAATATACTTATAAAGGAAAAACAATAGAATATTTATTATATCCGCGTATACTGGCACTTGCCGAAACAGGGTGGACTAAAACGCAAAACAAAAACTTTAATGACTTTTTAAACAGGCTAACCCATATATATCCCATCCTCGATAAATACAATGTAAACTATCACATACCCTTACCCGAAGGTCCCACTGCCAACAGGATAGTATTTACCGATAGCGTAAAAGTTTCCTTTACCACCACCCGTCCCGTTAAAATGGTATACACTACAGATGGAACTACGCCGGCGGCTACCGCCAAAGTTTACAAAGACACCTTAATATTTCACAAAGATACCAACCTGAAAATAGCTTCGGTTTTAGAAACCGGAAAAATGAGCAAAGTAAGAAACATACAACTGGTTAAAGAAAGCTATTTAAATCCCGTAGAAACCCCGCAATTGCAAAACGGTTTAAAAATGAGGACCCTGAAAGGATATTATAAAAATATAGCCGATGTAGATACTATCCGGTCCGTTAAAACATCTTACATAAAAAAAATAGAAGATGTCAATACCGCCTATCATTGGGGGCACGAAGTGAATACCGAAAACTTTAAAGCCGTTTTTTTAGACGGATATATAAAAATACCCCAGGACGGAATCTATTATTTTTCAAGTACCGTTGATAAATTATGGATAGGAAATAAACTTATAATAAATTATAAAGACACTTTAAAAAAACACCCCAAGGAGAACTCGGTAGCATTAAAAAAAGGAATACACAAACTAAAAATTATTTACCTTAATAATTTAGGCAAAGGATGGGCTACCGACTGGAATCCGGTGGAAATAAAATACAGGAAATCCACAGAAAAAGAATATAAATTAGTAAATGAACATATGATTTTCATAAACAAAGATCATTAA
- a CDS encoding helix-turn-helix domain-containing protein: MEEKIIHRIDKIRKHYNMSYHAFDNLFGFSNGYIGGQIRKERNVGSDVIEKIFSHFTEINPQWFLTGKGEMLSSVSEPAEKYDNNQSVDRLIDQKIETKLKTISDNQKEFIESVNIKINNFIKGQKSGK; encoded by the coding sequence ATGGAGGAAAAAATAATACATCGCATAGACAAGATAAGAAAGCATTATAATATGAGTTACCATGCTTTTGATAACCTTTTTGGCTTCAGCAATGGCTATATAGGAGGCCAGATTAGAAAAGAAAGAAATGTAGGATCAGATGTAATAGAGAAAATATTTTCACATTTTACAGAAATAAATCCCCAATGGTTTTTAACAGGAAAAGGAGAAATGCTGTCTTCAGTTAGTGAACCCGCAGAAAAATATGATAACAATCAAAGTGTAGACCGGCTCATAGACCAGAAAATAGAAACCAAGCTTAAAACAATTTCAGACAATCAAAAGGAATTTATAGAATCAGTGAATATCAAGATCAATAATTTCATAAAAGGCCAAAAATCAGGTAAATAA
- a CDS encoding zinc-dependent peptidase — protein MYISFSAFIIKGLEITYVYFFKKPVYVHFYPFKKKLTHTQINILQNNIDFYRNLDTVNKNFFNHRVAAFINTYHFIGREGLTVTEEMKIILAGTYVMITFGIRNYLIDTLDKIIIYPKEYYSLLNKNYHKGEYNVGLKTVVLSWEDVKKGIEKKEDNLNLAIHEFTHALNIHGLKSRDHSAVIFYDTYLEILKYIEKPDIENKLNESNFFREYAKTNRLEFFAVILEHFFESPESFQKEFPQLYNLVKKMLNFNYIGY, from the coding sequence ATGTATATAAGCTTCAGTGCTTTTATAATTAAAGGGCTGGAAATTACCTATGTCTACTTTTTCAAAAAGCCCGTATACGTTCATTTCTATCCCTTTAAAAAAAAGCTCACCCATACCCAAATTAATATTCTTCAAAATAATATTGACTTTTACCGCAATCTGGATACCGTTAATAAAAACTTTTTTAACCACAGGGTAGCCGCCTTTATTAATACCTACCACTTTATAGGCCGGGAAGGCTTAACAGTAACCGAAGAGATGAAAATCATTCTGGCAGGCACCTATGTAATGATCACATTTGGAATTCGTAATTATTTAATTGATACCCTGGACAAAATAATAATATACCCTAAAGAATATTATTCATTACTCAATAAAAATTACCATAAAGGAGAATATAATGTAGGCTTAAAAACCGTGGTTTTATCCTGGGAAGATGTAAAAAAAGGAATAGAAAAAAAAGAAGATAACTTAAACCTTGCTATTCATGAATTTACCCATGCACTCAATATTCATGGCCTAAAATCCAGAGACCACAGTGCTGTGATTTTTTATGATACTTACCTTGAAATTTTAAAATATATTGAAAAACCAGATATTGAAAATAAATTGAATGAATCTAATTTTTTCAGGGAATATGCCAAAACAAACAGATTAGAGTTTTTTGCAGTTATACTGGAGCATTTTTTTGAATCACCCGAATCATTCCAAAAAGAATTCCCCCAATTATATAATTTAGTTAAAAAAATGCTGAACTTCAATTATATAGGCTATTGA
- a CDS encoding GNAT family N-acetyltransferase produces MKNRNIQNIELKFLDIDDYQELKETMIKAYPTMPDTYWKKQEIKSLVNIFKEGQIVIKVNNQIAGCALSLIVDYSQFDNHNHTYRDITGNYTFNTHTNNGDVLYGIEVFVKPGLRGLGLGRKLYDYRKNLCKKLNLRSIAFGGRMPGYSKYSKTYTPNEYLDKVKRNEIKDLVLSFQISNDFLPVKVLKGYLEGDKASNEYAVLMEWDNLYYQKTAKKDKFRYRQEDNLISIV; encoded by the coding sequence ATGAAGAACCGAAACATTCAAAATATAGAACTTAAATTTTTAGATATTGATGATTATCAAGAGCTTAAAGAAACTATGATTAAAGCATATCCGACCATGCCTGATACATATTGGAAAAAGCAGGAGATAAAATCTCTGGTAAATATATTTAAAGAAGGTCAGATAGTTATTAAAGTAAACAATCAGATTGCAGGTTGTGCTTTGTCCCTTATAGTAGATTATAGCCAGTTTGATAATCATAACCATACCTATAGAGACATTACAGGAAATTATACATTTAATACACATACCAATAATGGCGACGTACTTTATGGAATAGAAGTGTTTGTTAAACCTGGACTTAGGGGCTTAGGACTGGGGAGAAAATTGTATGATTATCGTAAAAACCTTTGTAAGAAGTTAAATTTAAGGAGTATTGCTTTTGGAGGAAGAATGCCGGGGTATTCTAAATATTCTAAAACATACACCCCTAATGAATATTTAGATAAAGTAAAACGAAATGAAATTAAAGATTTAGTATTAAGTTTTCAGATTTCTAATGATTTTCTACCGGTTAAAGTATTAAAAGGCTATTTGGAAGGTGATAAGGCATCTAATGAATATGCTGTATTAATGGAATGGGATAATCTCTATTATCAAAAAACTGCAAAAAAAGATAAATTCAGATATAGGCAGGAGGATAATTTAATTAGTATTGTTTAA
- a CDS encoding CBS domain-containing protein — protein sequence MKNKVKVSTIMTTDLIQLNISDSLYKAEKLFKKYKIRHLPVVQGKRIVGILSYTDLLRISYVDVIDEDDETVESIVYDMFSLPQVMMNKPVVVSPDTPIKEVAEILSQREFHALPVVENDELVGIVTTTDLIRYFYSEFYAEKPLSKLEQI from the coding sequence ATGAAAAATAAAGTAAAAGTTTCCACAATAATGACGACAGATTTGATTCAGCTGAACATTTCTGATAGTTTGTATAAAGCCGAAAAACTCTTTAAAAAGTATAAAATAAGGCATTTGCCGGTGGTACAGGGAAAAAGGATCGTAGGAATATTAAGTTATACCGATCTTTTGCGTATAAGTTATGTTGATGTAATTGATGAAGATGATGAAACTGTTGAAAGCATTGTATATGATATGTTTTCCCTTCCTCAGGTAATGATGAATAAACCTGTGGTAGTATCACCCGATACTCCCATAAAAGAAGTGGCTGAAATATTATCGCAAAGAGAATTCCATGCTTTGCCTGTTGTTGAGAATGATGAGTTGGTGGGTATAGTAACAACAACCGATTTAATAAGGTATTTTTACAGTGAATTTTATGCCGAAAAACCTCTTTCCAAACTGGAACAAATTTAA
- a CDS encoding YpdA family putative bacillithiol disulfide reductase, protein MNSYDLIIIGGGPIGIACGLEAKKKGLNYLIIEKGAIVNSLFNYPSNMQFFSTSEKLEIDGIPFISKEAKPKRNEALEYYRRIVTSNDLNIHLFEEVNSVEKENNQFKIKTGKDSYVATYIIVATGFYDIPNLINVPGENLPKVTHYYKDPHFYARQKVAVIGASNSAVDAALECYRKGADVTMIVRDSEIGERVKYWVRPDIINRIEEGSIKACFNSEVKEIKEHTIIVNTPEGIIEIENDFVIALTGYMPNFDFLKKIGVVLSDDEKLYPQYNEGTMETNVKNLYLAGVICGGMDTHVWFIENSRIHAKMILKDIISKQAL, encoded by the coding sequence ATGAATAGTTATGACCTTATAATTATAGGAGGAGGGCCTATAGGTATTGCATGTGGACTGGAAGCTAAAAAGAAAGGTCTTAATTACCTCATTATTGAGAAAGGGGCTATCGTGAATTCATTATTCAATTACCCTTCAAACATGCAGTTTTTTTCAACTTCGGAAAAACTGGAAATTGACGGAATCCCCTTTATAAGCAAGGAAGCTAAACCTAAACGAAATGAAGCCCTTGAATACTACAGGAGAATTGTTACTTCTAACGATTTGAACATACACCTTTTTGAAGAAGTAAATTCAGTAGAAAAAGAAAACAATCAATTTAAAATAAAAACCGGTAAGGATTCCTATGTGGCAACCTATATTATTGTAGCAACAGGGTTTTATGATATTCCGAACTTAATTAATGTTCCGGGGGAAAACCTGCCTAAGGTAACACATTATTACAAAGACCCTCATTTTTATGCCCGCCAGAAAGTTGCTGTTATCGGGGCCAGTAACTCTGCTGTGGATGCTGCGTTAGAATGTTACAGAAAAGGAGCCGATGTTACGATGATTGTTCGTGATAGTGAAATTGGAGAAAGGGTAAAATACTGGGTGAGGCCGGATATTATTAACCGAATTGAGGAAGGCAGCATAAAGGCCTGTTTTAATTCGGAAGTAAAAGAAATAAAGGAACATACAATTATTGTTAATACTCCCGAGGGTATTATTGAAATAGAAAACGATTTTGTAATTGCCCTTACCGGTTATATGCCAAATTTTGATTTTTTAAAAAAAATAGGAGTAGTTCTCTCCGATGATGAAAAATTATACCCTCAATACAATGAGGGCACTATGGAAACCAATGTGAAAAATTTATATCTGGCTGGTGTAATTTGTGGTGGTATGGATACGCATGTGTGGTTTATTGAAAACTCACGTATTCATGCCAAAATGATTTTAAAAGATATTATCTCCAAACAAGCTCTTTAA
- the rpe gene encoding ribulose-phosphate 3-epimerase, which produces MSKKLLAPSLLAADFGNLQRDIEMVNSSDADWFHIDVMDGVFVPNISFGMPVIQAIKKYAEKPMDVHLMIVDPDRYIDTFAELGTANLTVHYEACTHLHRTLQAIKSKGMKAGVALNPHTGVNLLEDVINDIDLVILMSVNPGFGGQKFIENTYNKINRLKELIITNNASTLIEIDGGVNANNAKALIDAGADVLVAGNFVFSSENPIETISNLKKRMF; this is translated from the coding sequence ATGAGTAAAAAACTATTAGCTCCTTCTCTGTTAGCCGCCGATTTTGGCAATTTACAACGGGATATAGAAATGGTAAACAGCAGTGATGCCGACTGGTTTCATATTGATGTAATGGATGGTGTGTTTGTACCCAATATATCCTTTGGAATGCCGGTTATACAGGCTATTAAAAAATATGCAGAAAAACCTATGGATGTGCATCTCATGATTGTGGATCCGGACAGGTATATTGATACTTTTGCTGAGTTGGGAACGGCTAATTTAACTGTGCATTATGAGGCTTGTACTCATTTACACCGTACATTGCAGGCTATTAAAAGTAAAGGCATGAAAGCAGGAGTAGCTCTTAATCCGCATACAGGTGTAAACTTGCTTGAAGATGTTATTAACGATATTGACCTGGTAATTCTTATGAGTGTTAATCCCGGGTTTGGCGGACAAAAATTTATTGAGAATACCTATAATAAAATAAACAGGCTAAAGGAACTTATCATTACCAACAATGCATCTACTCTTATTGAAATAGACGGAGGTGTAAATGCCAATAATGCAAAAGCTTTAATTGATGCAGGTGCAGACGTATTAGTGGCCGGAAATTTTGTGTTTAGCAGTGAAAATCCTATTGAAACCATTAGTAATTTAAAGAAAAGAATGTTTTAA